The genomic DNA AGCAAAGTTCATTCTGTTGGTCGGATTCGTGATACTTGCCATATTTTCCGTGCCGGTCTGGGGACACTTTGATCCGCTGTCCATTTTTAATCGCGCCCTGACGGTCGTGTTGTATCCCGTGTTCACCCTGTTCAGTGAATCCACGCTCCAGGCACTGACCCATATCCGATTTATGGAGGAACCGGTTTTTGCGATGTTCGATTTTTTCAAGTCCTGGATTATGCCGGAGGATCAGGCACAGATGCAGCAGGTATTCTGGATTGCGCTTCTGTTCGGCGGCATTTTGGCGCTGGAAAAGGTCACCCGACGCTTCTGGTGTCGGAATCTCTGCCCGGCCGGCGCGTTGCTGGGATTTCTCTCCCAGTTCCGGTTCTACGAGCGGCTCGTGGCGGATTCGTGTCCTCAGTGCGGGAAATGTGCCCGGGAGTGCAAGATGAACGCCATCCCGGAAGATGACGCCACGTTTACCAACAAGGTGGAGTGTATCGAATGCTTTAACTGCGGCGTCACCTGTCCACCGAAGATCGACGCCATCACTTATCGCTGGCGCTGGAAGCCCTACCATTCGGCCGTTGATTACAGCCGTCGACAATTTCTTGGATCGGCCGTGGGCGGCGTTGGCGCTATCGGTCTGGCCAGCATCGGCCTGCACAATAAGAAGGCGCAGGCCCGCGTGATTCGTCCACCGGGTTCTCTACCGGAGAACGAATTTCTGGATCAGTGTATCAGGTGTATGGAGTGCGTCCGGATCTGCCAGTCCAACGGACGGTGCCTCCAGGCCAGCGGCGTGACTGAAAACCTGGAGGATCTCTGGACGCCAGTTGGAGAAATGCGCACCGGGTACTGCGAATTCAACTGCAATCTCTGCGGCGAAGTTTGCCCAACCGAAGCGATATTGCCGTTGCCGCTGGAGCGCAAAAAGCAAACTGCTATGGGGTTGGCATACTTCGATAAAGACCTCTGCATTCCGTACGCAAAGGACGAGGACTGTATCGTTTGCGAGGAGCACTGTCCTACGCCTGACAAGGCAATCAAATTCGATGAGAAGGAGTATATCGCTCCGGACGGTAGCCGTCGAATGGTCAAGTACCCCTATGTGGATGAAAACCTTTGCATTGGCTGCGGGATTTGTGAGTACAAGTGTCCTCTGAAGGGGGAAGCCGGTATTTATGTAACAAACGAAAAAGAAGACCGCCTTACCAAAGAAGATTTGGTGAAGCCGCCGGCGCCCAAATCAAAATCGAAATCACAGGAAAACGCGTTACCGTATTGAAGTATAGTGTGGCAAAATGATATGATATTGGAGGGGTTTCATCGCCTCGCAATAAGATTGCGAGGCTTTTCTATTGTGCCTTGGAATTTCATTCCAAGGTGGTGGGCATCCTTGAATCGAATGAATTTTTTCTCGCAATGAAATCGAGAGTCCCCCGTATTTAGATATGGAATCTTCTCCCAAGGCAATTTACCTCTGGAACAACTAAAACACCTGAACACCCAAACATTTTAACACTGTTTAAAACTCATACATCTCATATTCTTTGACCACGGGATCACCCCGGTAATACCCCCGCCAGTCCGGCGGTAGCAAAGCGGCAATGCGTCGCATCACCTCGTGTCCGTATTCCTCCATCCGCTGTTTTTTCTGCTCTCCATTTCCGGAGACCGTAAATGGCCCAAACGGTTTGCCGATACGGATGCGAAAGGTCGGGCGTGACATACTCTTCCAGTGGTCATAGACCCGCGCGTAACCACTGAAGCCGATCGGCAGAATTGGCGCGTTCCCCAGGTCAGATAAATACACCGCACCGGGTTTGGCCGGACGCAACTCCAAATCCGGGTTCATTCCGGCCTCCGGAAAAATGCCGACGAACTCCTCGCGATCCAGAGCCCGCTTTGCCTCCCGGATTGTCGACGGTTTGAACGATTCCCGGTTCGTGGGAATATATCCGTACAAAAAAAGCGCCCATGCCTGTGCCAGCGGCCAGTTGACATCTCCTGCCGCCAGGATATTCAGCGGGGAAGAAATGGTATAGATCATCAGCGGAGGTTCCCAGATGCTAAAATGGTTGCCAACGATGAGGAGTGGTCCCTTCTCCGGGATGAGATCGCGGCCCTCCACATCCATTTTAGCAAGGGAATGCCCAACGATGTATACTATCCATCTGGACAATCGCCGGATAATGGGCGGTCGCGGCCGGATGGTCTCGACCCAGGGCTGCTTCTCTGAAGTTTGATTACTCATAGACGCCTCAATTGGACTCAAATCTACATAATTACCCATGCGGTACCAAACAAAAGAGCAACAGGCATCCCGGAGATTGCAGAATGAGGGGGAAAGAGCGGTGTATTGTGTAGTGTGTATGTTGTAAAACAGGTATAGGATATAAGGGATAGGGTATAGGGAAGACTTGTTGGTAGTCCCTGCTTTAGCAGGTCTCTCATATTGAGGAGATGGGAAAAAGAGAACAACAATTGGTGCTTCGCCAGGGCAGAATCGGCGAGAATGAGTACGAAAATAAGACATAACACAACTCACCCCTTTGGTTCCCTTCTCTTCCAAGAGAGGAGAAAATTGTGCTGATTCAGATAATAGCAAGTTCTCCCTTCCTCTTCCGAAGAGGAAGGGAGACAGAGGGATGGAGTTGTGTTGTTGATGATGGGTAAAATGGTATACGGTACAGGGAAGACCTGTTGGTAGTCCCTGCTTTAGCAGGAATGATCTTAAAGAGAAAAAATTGGAAAAAGGAGACAGCAGGAGGGAAGCGACCAATCAAGAACCAAAATCATTTTTTGCGGTCTCCGGTCTCCATTTTTTTACGCAATACTATTCGCAATACGCAATACTATTTAATCAAGTGCAGATGCTGTGAATTCATTACCAGAGGAAAAACGGATTACTCCATCAGCCCGATCTGGATATCCATCACGTTTGTACCCGTAGGACCGGTAAGGACCAGGTCATCCAGGATGTTGAAAAA from Candidatus Neomarinimicrobiota bacterium includes the following:
- a CDS encoding 1-acyl-sn-glycerol-3-phosphate acyltransferase, translating into MSNQTSEKQPWVETIRPRPPIIRRLSRWIVYIVGHSLAKMDVEGRDLIPEKGPLLIVGNHFSIWEPPLMIYTISSPLNILAAGDVNWPLAQAWALFLYGYIPTNRESFKPSTIREAKRALDREEFVGIFPEAGMNPDLELRPAKPGAVYLSDLGNAPILPIGFSGYARVYDHWKSMSRPTFRIRIGKPFGPFTVSGNGEQKKQRMEEYGHEVMRRIAALLPPDWRGYYRGDPVVKEYEMYEF
- a CDS encoding 4Fe-4S binding protein, translating into MRSTRRIIQVLFFLFFIVLFIKARYPYSNALPSDIMLRFSPLVPVFDFIANFRISLLFWPALIILLLTPLLGRFFCGWICPLGTTLDGVSHLVNSPDNRKSIDAKKWRSAKFILLVGFVILAIFSVPVWGHFDPLSIFNRALTVVLYPVFTLFSESTLQALTHIRFMEEPVFAMFDFFKSWIMPEDQAQMQQVFWIALLFGGILALEKVTRRFWCRNLCPAGALLGFLSQFRFYERLVADSCPQCGKCARECKMNAIPEDDATFTNKVECIECFNCGVTCPPKIDAITYRWRWKPYHSAVDYSRRQFLGSAVGGVGAIGLASIGLHNKKAQARVIRPPGSLPENEFLDQCIRCMECVRICQSNGRCLQASGVTENLEDLWTPVGEMRTGYCEFNCNLCGEVCPTEAILPLPLERKKQTAMGLAYFDKDLCIPYAKDEDCIVCEEHCPTPDKAIKFDEKEYIAPDGSRRMVKYPYVDENLCIGCGICEYKCPLKGEAGIYVTNEKEDRLTKEDLVKPPAPKSKSKSQENALPY